One region of Stegostoma tigrinum isolate sSteTig4 chromosome 19, sSteTig4.hap1, whole genome shotgun sequence genomic DNA includes:
- the si:dkey-43k4.5 gene encoding potassium voltage-gated channel subfamily S member 2: MVNETFCSWDPKFEDQAINVNVGGLKRKLRSSTLSRFPNTRLGQLLTCDSEESILRICDDYDVSKKEFYFDRHPGLFPYVLNFYQTGKLHMMDELCVFSFSQEIEYWGINEFFLDSCCRYRYHERKTESRRRNWDDDSDVSSIETSPDEILDFNRDLLLFRGLKYGNCRKQLWLTLENPGYSIPSRLFSFLSISVVLGSIATMCIHSMPEYQILDQYNNEMDDPRLQIVEQFCIAWFTMEVCSRLLLSPNIKKFCCHPLNIIDIISILPFYFTLLVHLIFGHTTDLENLGKVVQVLRLMRIFRVLKLARHSTGLRSLGATLKHSYREVGILLLYLGVGVCVFSGMAYTAEKDEDVGLDTIPACWWWGTVSMTTVGYGDVVPITVAGKLAASGCILGGILVVALPITIIFNKFSHFYRQQKALEEAVRSSRLKGNESEDDGGGEGNLSEVEGDQDRAHKQGS; the protein is encoded by the exons ATGGTTAATGAGACATTCTGCTCCTGGGATCCTAAGTTTGAGGATCAGGCAATTAATGTGAACGTTGGAGGCCTAAAGAGAAAACTCAGATCCAGCACCCTCTCCCGATTCCCCAACACCAGACTTGGGCAGCTGTTGACCTGTGACTCAGAAGAGTCCATTCTCCGGATATGTGATGATTACGATGTGTCGAAGAAGGAATTCTATTTTGACAGACACCCTGGGCTTTTCCCATATGTGTTGAACTTTTACCAGACCGGGAAGCTGCACATGATGGATGAGCTTTGCGTTTTCTCCTTTTCGCAGGAGATTGAATACTGGGGCATCAATGAATTCTTCCTCGATTCCTGCTGCAGGTACCGCTACCACGAGCGCAAAACCGAGAGCAGGCGCAGAAACTGGGACGACGACAGTGATGTGAGCAGTATCGAGACCTCTCCGGATGAGATCTTGGACTTCAACCGAGACTTGCTATTATTCCGTGGCTTGAAGTATGGGAACTGCAGGAAGCAGCTCTGGCTGACCCTGGAGAACCCAGGCTACTCTATCCCAAGTAGACTTTTTAGCTTCCTCTCCATCAGTGTGGTTCTGGGCTCCATTGCCACCATGTGCATTCACAGCATGCCCGAGTATCAGATTCTAGACCAATACAACAACGAGATGGATGATCCCAGGTTACAGATTGTGGAGCAGTTCTGCATTGCCTGGTTCACCATGGAGGTCTGTTCCCGCCTGCTCCTGAGCCCCAACATTAAGAAATTTTGTTGCCACCCACTCAATATTATCGACATAATTTCCATCTTACCGTTTTACTTCACCCTGCTGGTTCACCTGATCTTCGGACATACGACAGATCTGGAAAATCTGGGGAAGGTGGTCCAAGTCCTGAGGTTGATGAGGATCTTTAGGGTGCTCAAGCTAGCACGCCACTCGACAGGACTCCGATCTCTGGGAGCAACCTTAAAG CACAGCTACCGAGAGGTAGGGATCCTCCTGCTGTACCTGGGCGTAGGAGTCTGTGTCTTCTCTGGGATGGCATATACAGCTGAAAAGGACGAGGATGTTGGACTGGACACTATTCCAGCCTGCTGGTGGTGGGGTACAGTTAGTATGACTACAGTGGGCTACGGGGATGTGGTGCCCATCACCGTGGCGGGCAAGCTGGCTGCCTCAGGCTGTATCCTCGGGGGCATCTTAGTGGTGGCACTGCCCATCaccatcatcttcaacaaattCTCCCACTTCTACCGACAGCAGAAGGCGCTAGAGGAGGCAGTGAGGAGCAGCCGCCTGAAGGGAAATGAGTCGGAGGACgatggagggggagaggggaatcTGTCGGAGGTGGAGGGGGATCAGGATCGGGCACACAAGCAGGGATCATGA